The Ciconia boyciana chromosome 2, ASM3463844v1, whole genome shotgun sequence genome has a segment encoding these proteins:
- the RBM24 gene encoding RNA-binding protein 24 isoform X2: protein MHTTQKDTTYTKIFVGGLPYHTTDSSLRKYFEVFGDIEEAVVITDRQTGKSRGYGFVTMADRAAAERACKDPNPIIDGRKANVNLAYLGAKPRIMQPGFAFGVQQLHPALIQRPFGIPAHYVYPQAFVQPGVVIPHVQPAAAAASTTPYIDYTGAAYAQYSAAAAAAYEQYPYAASPAAAAGFQKLSS from the exons ATGCACACGACGCAGAAGGACACCACCTACACCAAGATCTTCGTCGGGGGCTTGCCCTACCACACCACCGACTCCAGCCTGCGCAAGTACTTCGAGGTCTTCGGGGACATCGAGGAGGCGGTGGTCATCACCGACCGGCAGACGGGCAAGTCCCGGGGATACGGCTTT GTCACCATGGCTGACAGAGCTGCTGCGGAACGGGCTTGTAAAGACCCCAACCCCATCATCGATGGCAGGAAAGCCAACGTGAACCTGGCGTACCTGGGTGCCAAGCCGCGGATAATGCAGCCAG GTTTTGCCTTTGGTGTCCAGCAGCTTCATCCAGCTCTCATACAGAGGCCTTTTGG GATCCCTGCTCACTATGTCTATCCACAGGCTTTTGTGCAGCCCGGAGTGGTAATTCCCCACGTTCAGCCCGCAGCAGCCGCTGCTTCCACTACGCCTTACATTGATTACACCGGAGCTGCGTATGCCCAGTACtcggccgctgccgccgccgcctaCGAGCAGTACCCGTACGCTGCCTCGccggctgccgctgccgg CTTTCAGAAGTTGTCTTCGTGA
- the RBM24 gene encoding RNA-binding protein 24 isoform X1: MHTTQKDTTYTKIFVGGLPYHTTDSSLRKYFEVFGDIEEAVVITDRQTGKSRGYGFVTMADRAAAERACKDPNPIIDGRKANVNLAYLGAKPRIMQPGFAFGVQQLHPALIQRPFGIPAHYVYPQAFVQPGVVIPHVQPAAAAASTTPYIDYTGAAYAQYSAAAAAAYEQYPYAASPAAAAGYVAAGGYGYAVQQPITAAAPGTAAAAAAAFGQYQPQQLQTDRMQ, from the exons ATGCACACGACGCAGAAGGACACCACCTACACCAAGATCTTCGTCGGGGGCTTGCCCTACCACACCACCGACTCCAGCCTGCGCAAGTACTTCGAGGTCTTCGGGGACATCGAGGAGGCGGTGGTCATCACCGACCGGCAGACGGGCAAGTCCCGGGGATACGGCTTT GTCACCATGGCTGACAGAGCTGCTGCGGAACGGGCTTGTAAAGACCCCAACCCCATCATCGATGGCAGGAAAGCCAACGTGAACCTGGCGTACCTGGGTGCCAAGCCGCGGATAATGCAGCCAG GTTTTGCCTTTGGTGTCCAGCAGCTTCATCCAGCTCTCATACAGAGGCCTTTTGG GATCCCTGCTCACTATGTCTATCCACAGGCTTTTGTGCAGCCCGGAGTGGTAATTCCCCACGTTCAGCCCGCAGCAGCCGCTGCTTCCACTACGCCTTACATTGATTACACCGGAGCTGCGTATGCCCAGTACtcggccgctgccgccgccgcctaCGAGCAGTACCCGTACGCTGCCTCGccggctgccgctgccgggTACGTGGCGGCGGGGGGCTACGGCTACGCGGTGCAGCAGCCCATCACCGCAGCAGCGCCTGGGACGGCTGCTGCGGCCGCAGCCGCTTTTGGCCAGTACCAGCCCCAACAGCTGCAGACAGACCGTATGCAATAG